The Campylobacter concisus sequence TTTTCATATCTCTTCCTATAAATTTTTGCTCGATTTTAGCCTAAATAATCAAAAATTTATATAAACACTAAAGGATTTTAAAATTTTACCGATGTAGAAGATAACGTAAGTTTTAAGGAGTAAAACTATGGAAATCTTTAAGGCAGCAGCAAATCAGGTGCTAGATACGAGCATGAGCACATCTGCTCAGCGTCAAATAGATAGCAGACCTATTGAGCATTCTGATATAAAATTAAATGCTGATAAAAACAATGAAACCAAAGATGTTAACGAGCTAGACGGACTTAGCAACGAAGAGCTTGCCAAAAGAACAAGAGAGGTCACTGACAGACTAAACTATCAAATGCAGCAACTCGATACTAATGTAAGGTTTGCTTA is a genomic window containing:
- a CDS encoding FlaG family protein, which codes for MEIFKAAANQVLDTSMSTSAQRQIDSRPIEHSDIKLNADKNNETKDVNELDGLSNEELAKRTREVTDRLNYQMQQLDTNVRFAYNEKLNLMVVQVKDAKTGEEITQLPSKEAIRISEYFKESIGILFDKES